A region of Anguilla rostrata isolate EN2019 chromosome 10, ASM1855537v3, whole genome shotgun sequence DNA encodes the following proteins:
- the LOC135264872 gene encoding ankyrin-1-like isoform X13, translated as MAQAAKHLRKNKDLEAIAEQERKEKEEEKNKKRNRSRDRKRKAHVVHRWLIDQDSSVSSEQLESRGIWHFDETADAATSFLRAARSGNLDKALDHIKNGIDINSANQNGLNGLHLASKEGHVKMVLELLHNGIVLETTTKKGNTALHIASLAGQEQVVTELVNYGANVNAQSQKGFTPLYMAAQENHLEVVKFLLENGANQSIPTEDGFSPLAVALQQGHENVVALLINYGTKGKVRLPALHIAARNDDTRTAAVLLQNDPNPDVLSKTGFTPLHIAAHYENLNVAQLLLNRGANVNFTPKNGITPLHIASRRGNVIMVRLLLDRGAQIDAKTKDELTPLHCAARNGHVRIIEILLDHGAPIQAKTKNGLSPIHMAAQGDHLDCVRQLLQYNAEIDDITLDHLTPLHVAAHCGHHRMAKVLLDKGAKPNARALNGFTPLHIACKKNHGRVMDLLLKHLASLEAVTESGLTPLHVASFMGHLNIVKILLQKGASPNASNVKVETPLHMASRAGHCEVAEFLLQNTAPVDAKAKDDQTPLHCASRMGHKELVKLLLEHKANPNSTTTAGHTPLHIAAREGHASTIRILLDGEAQQTKMTKKGFTPLHVASKYGKVDVAELLLERGANPNAAGKNGLTPLHVAVHHNNLDVVKLLVSKGGSPHSAARNGYTPLHIASKQNQVEVASTLLQYGASANAESLQGVTPLHLASQEGRPDMVSLLISKQANVNLGNKSGLTPLHLVAQEGHVSIADILVKQGASVYAATRMGYTPLHVACHYGNIKMVKFLLQQQANVNSKTRVGYTPLHQAAQQGHTDIVTLLLKHGAQPNELTTNGTSALAIAKRLGYISVIDVLKLVTEETVSVQTTTEKHRMSFPETVDEILDVSEDEGEELLGVEGTRIPCVSPETVILKEHVMEQQHTPVPLPKEYDEDSLIPSSPATETSDNVSPVASPVHTGFLVSFMVDARGGSMRGSRHNGLRVIIPPRTCAAPTRITCRLVKPQKLTTPPPLVEGEGLASRIISLGPASMQFLGPVIVEIPHFAALGRGDRELVVLRSENGSVWKEHRNRYGDDVLETILNGMDEDLECQEELGKKRIRRIISTDFPLYFAVVSRVQQESDLIGPEGGQLTSKLVPLVQATFPETAVTKRVRLGLQAQPVPDELVTKLLGNQATFSPVVTVEPRRRKFHRPIGLRIPLPPSWRESPRDSGEGDTTSLRLLCSVIGGTAPAQWEDITGTTKLVYANDCANFTTNVSARFWLADCPRTAEAVSFANLLYRELSAVPYMAKFVVFAKMNEVREGRLRCYCMTDDKMDKTLEQHENFTEVARSRDIEVMEGMPLHLECSGNLVPVRKATHQPRCFSFQAFRDNRLPVSVKVRDSSKDPSGFLSFLRKSTKYEDSQHVLCNLNITMPPCIKVVGSEDRRRTLTPLALRERYSALNEPAMASMSAMERTELKMAVISEQLGLSWAELARELQFSVDDINKIRVENPNSLLEQSSTLLNLWATREGKRAKMESLYAALRSIDRTDIVNMLEGQGSQPMPGSREGGGRRQGDHVLITNGHGLVQEELLSPASMHYLLPSPLSGEPYWQEVSSMDCAPIATTEEDTLMEMSEVQVWPSGASPSLVAVEDSSLECSNADDSEGLLGTPYGTLCRPDSGASGYSGGGGLSGSMELVEAVEDLAETGGANPGVNVNGLDKGQRSEVERSEATAAAGGSMTSRAGEGEGGGGGEGEGGGGGGGGVEGPGSEDGLSVVAGQQRVYARLSESPGLSRVAERNGDRSGSTSFLSYLQDQSNPGWHCSPDSPPMWAGPNSRQCIESVMSSVRAGVGGDSSQSRVSQESLLQPVRDTGHSEILMGHFRGTQPFEKGLGFPHRAPELRGWDEARLRGQGDELEDLPGEQVSEEQFTDEHGNIVTKKIVRKVVRRGKGNGSEGGQEVIVEGSLQEAEELEAEAEQLMNYAILGRETSKPDFVDMKKGAQIVKRASLRRVKQ; from the exons AAGGGCTTCACTCCTCTCTACATGGCCGCACAAGAGAATCACCTGGAGGTGGTTAAGTTCCTGCTGGAGAatggagccaatcagagcattCCAACAGAG GATGGTTTCAGCCCCCTGGCCGTggccctgcagcagggccaTGAGAACGTGGTGGCGCTGCTCATAAACTACGGCACCAAAGGGAAGGTGCGGCTGCCCGCCCTCCACATCGCGGCGCGTAATGATGACACGCGCACCGCCGCCGTCCTGCTGCAGAACGACCCCAACCCAGACGTCCTGAGCAAG ACGGGGTTCACCCCCCTCCACATCGCTGCGCATTATGAGAACCTGAACGTGGCTCAGCTACTGCTCAACAGGGGCGCCAACGTCAACTTCACCCCCAAG AATGGCATCACGCCCTTACACATAGCGTCGCGGAGGGGCAACGTGATCATGGTACGGCTGCTGCTGGACAGAGGGGCACAGATAGACGCCAAAACTAAG GACGAGCTCACGCCCTTGCATTGTGCTGCCAGAAACGGACACGTGCGCATCATCGAGATCCTGCTGGACCACGGTGCCCCCATCCAGGCCAAAACCAAA AACGGCCTGTCTCCGATCCACATGGCCGCGCAGGGGGATCACCTGGACTGCGTTCGGCAGCTCCTGCAGTACAACGCTGAGATCGATGACATCACGCTGGACCACCTGACCCCGCTGCACGTGGCGGCGCACTGCGGCCACCACCGCATGGCCAAAGTGCTGCTGGACAAGGGGGCGAAGCCCAACGCCCGAGCGCTG AACGGGTTCACACCGCTGCACATCGCCTGTAAGAAGAACCACGGCCGTGTGATGGACCTGCTGCTCAAGCACCTGGCGTCCCTGGAGGCGGTGACCGAG TCTGGTCTTACTCCACTTCATGTGGCTTCCTTCATGGGACACCTCAATATAGTGAAGATCCTTCTCCAGAAGGGGGCGTCGCCCAATGCTTCCAATGTG AAAGTGGAAACCCCGTTGCATATGGCGTCGCGGGCAGGCCACTGTGAGGTGGCGGAGTTCCTCCTGCAGAACACGGCGCCGGTGGACGCCAAAGCAAAG gatGACCAGACCCCCCTGCACTGCGCTTCCCGCATGGGCCACAAGGAGCTGgtgaagctgctgctggagcacaAGGCCAACCCCAACTCCACCACCACGGCCGGCCACACCCCCCTGCACATCGCCGCCCGGGAGGGCCACGCCTCCACCATCCGCATCCTGCTGGACGGGGAGGCCCAGCAGACCAAAATGACCAAG AAAGGATTCACTCCCCTCCACGTGGCCTCCAAATACGGCAAGGTGGACGTGGCAGAGCTGCTCCTGGAGAGAGGAGCCAACCCAAACGCCGCCGGAAAG AATGGGCTGACCCCTCTGCATGTGGCCGTCCACCACAACAACCTGGACGTGGTCAAACTTCTGGTCAGCAAAGGGGGGTCCCCACACAGTGCGGCCCGA aACGGCTACACCCCCCTGCACATCGCGTCCAAGCAGAACCAGGTGGAGGTGGCCAGCACCCTGCTCCAGTACGGGGCGTCGGCCAACGCAGAGTCCCTGCAGGGGGTCACGCCCCTGCACCTGGCCTCCCAGGAGGGCCGCCCCGACATGGTCTCCCTGCTCATCTCCAAACAGGCCAACGTCAACCTGGGCAACAAG agtGGACTTACCCCTCTGCACCTGGTGGCTCAGGAGGGTCATGTGAGCATCGCGGACATCCTGGTGAAGCAGGGCGCCTCAGTCTACGCCGCGACGCGG ATGGGCTACACTCCGCTTCATGTGGCATGTCACTATGGCAACATCAAAATGGTGAAGTTTCTCCTGCAGCAGCAAGCCAATGTCAACAGCAAGACTAGG GTGGGGTACACGCCCCTACACCAGGCGGCTCAGCAGGGTCACACGGACATCGTCACCCTGCTGCTGAAACATGGAGCCCAGCCTAACGAGCTCACCACC AACGGAACCTCTGCCCTGGCCATCGCTAAGCGGTTGGGGTACATCTCCGTCATCGATGTGCTGAAGCTGGTTACCGAGGAGACCGTGTCCGTG cagaCTACTACAGAGAAGCACCGCATGAGCTTCCCTGAGACGGTGGACGAGATCCTGGACGTGTCGGAGGATGAAG GTGAGGAGCTGCTTGGGGTGGAGGGCACCAG GATTCCCTGCGTCTCCCCGGAAACGGTCATTCTGAAGGAGCATGTGATGGAGCAG CAGCACACCCCCGTCCCTCTTCCGAAGGAGTACGACGAGGACTCCCTCATCCCCAGCAGCCCGGCCACCGAGACGTCGGACAACGTCAGTCCCGTCGCCAGCCCTGTTCACACTGG GTTCCTGGTTAGCTTCATGGTGGACGCCCGGGGCGGGTCGATGCGGGGGAGCAGACACAACGGCCTTCGAGTCATCATCCCGCCCCGCACCTGCGCCGCCCCCACCCGCATCACCTGCCGCCTGGTCAAGCCGCAGAAGCTCACGACCCCGCCCCCgctggtggagggggaggggcttgccAGCCGCATCATCTCCCTGGGGCCCGCCAGCATGCAGTTCCTCGG GCCCGTGATTGTGGAGATCCCCCACTTCGCTGCGCTGGGCCGGGGGGATCGGGAGCTGGTGGTTCTGCGCAGCGAGAACGGATCCGTCTGGAAGGAGCACCGTAATCGCTACGGCGACGACGTTCTGGAGACCATCCTCAACGGCATGGATGAAG ACCTGGAGTGCCAGGAGGAGCTGGGGAAGAAGCGCATCCGTCGCATCATCTCCACCGACTTCCCCCTCTACTTCGCCGTGGTGTCGCGCGTCCAGCAGGAGAGCGATCTGATTGGCCCGGAGGGCGGTCAGCTGACCAGCAAGCTGGTGCCCTTGGTCCAGGCGACTTTCCCAGAGACGGCGGTGACCAAGAGAGTCCGTCTGGGACTGCAG GCCCAGCCGGTTCCTGACGAGCTGGTGACCAAGTTGCTGGGTAACCAGGCCACCTTCAGCCCGGTTGTGACGGTGGAGCCGCGGAGGAGGAAGTTCCACAGGCCCATCGGCCTCCgcatccccctgcccccctcctggAGGGAGAGCCCAAGGGATTCTGGGGAGGGAGACACCACCAGCCTGCGCCTGCTCTGCAGCGTCATTG gtgGTACAGCCCCAGCCCAGTGGGAAGACATCACTGGCACCACCAAGCTGGTGTATGCTAATGACTGCGCTAACTTCACCACCAATGTATCGGCACG gtTCTGGCTGGCTGACTGTCCCAGGACGGCCGAGGCGGTGTCCTTCGCCAACCTGCTGTACCGGGAGCTGTCGGCGGTGCCGTACATGGCCAAGTTCGTGGTGTTCGCCAAGATGAACGAGGTGCGGGAGGGGCGGCTGCGCTGCTACTGCATGACGGACGACAAGATGGACAAGACGCTGGAGCAGCACGAGAACTTCACTGAGGTGGCCCGCAGCCGGGACATCGAG gtgatgGAGGGCATGCCTCTGCACCTGGAGTGCTCGGGGAACCTGGTGCCCGTGCGCAAGGCTACCCATCAGCCTCGCTGCTTCAGCTTCCAGGCCTTCAGAGACAACCGGCTGCCCGTCTCCGTcaag GTGAGGGACAGCAGTAAAGATCCTTCGGGATTTTTGTCCTTCCTGCGCAAGTCCACCAAGTACGAGGACAGCCAACACGTTCTGTGCAACCTCAACATCACCATGCCGCCCTGCATCAAG GTTGTGGGGAGCGAAGACCGCAGACGAACTTTGACCCCGCTGGCCCTGAGGGAGAGATATAGCGCCCTGAACGAGCCGGCCATGG CGTCCATGAGCGCCATGGAGAGGACAGAGCTGAAGATGGCGGTGATATCCGAACAGCTGGGCCTCAGCTGGGCAg aGCTGGCAAGGGAGCTGCAGTTCAGTGTGGATGACATTAATAAGATCCGTGTGGAGAACCCAAACTCCCTGCTGGAGCAGAGCTCCACCCTCCTGAACCTGTGGGCCACTCGGGAGGGCAAAAGGGCAAAGA tgGAGAGTCTGTATGCAGCCCTCAGAAGCATAGACCGGACAGACATCGTCAACATGCTGGAGGGTCAAGGGTCACAGCCCATGCCTGGGAGCCGCGAGGGGGGCGGCCGTCGGCAAGGCGACCATGTGCTCATAACCAATG GTCACGGGCTAGTGCAGGAGGAGCTTCTCTCCCCGGCCTCCATGCACtacctcctcccctcccccctcagcggGGAGCCCTACTGGCAGGAGGTCTCCAGCATGGACTGCGCCCCCATCgccaccacagaagaagacacGCTCATGGAGATGTCCGAGGTGCAGGTGTGGCCCTCGGGGGCCAGTCCGTCCCTGGTGGCCGTGGAGGACTCCTCGCTGGAGTGCAGCAACGCCGACGATTCGGAGGGGCTCCTGGGGACCCCTTACGGGACGCTGTGTCGGCCGGATAGCGGGGCCAGCGGCTACAGCGGAGGGGGCGGGCTCAGCGGCTCCATGGAGCTGGTGGAGGCGGTGGAGGACCTGGCGGAAACGGGCGGAGCCAACCCCGGGGTCAACGTCAACGGGCTGGACAAGGGTCAGAGGTCGGAGGTCGAGAGGTCGGAGGCGACGGCGGCGGCAGGCGGCAGCATGACGAGCAGAGccggagaaggagagggaggaggaggaggagaaggagagggaggaggaggaggaggaggaggagtggaggggCCGGGCTCAGAGGATGGCCTTTCTGTCGTTGCAGGACAGCAGCGAGTGTACGCCCGGCTGAGCGAGTCGCCCGGACTGAGCCGTGTCGCCGAGCGCAACGGCGACAG gtCGGGCAGCACCTCCTTCCTCTCTTACCTGCAGGACCAGTCGAACCCGGGCTGGCACTGCAGCCCGGATTCCCCGccgatgtgggcggggccaaaTTCCAGGCAGTGCATAgaatctgtgatgtcatcggtGCGGGCCGGCGTGGGCGGGGACTCCAGCCAGTCGCGCGTCTCCCAGGAGTCCCTGCTGCAGCCGGTGCGGGACACGGGGCACTCCGAGATCCTGATGGGTCACTTTAGGGGGACGCAGCCCTTCGAGAAGGGGCTGGGCTTCCCCCATCGCGCCCCCGAGCTGCGGGGGTGGGACGAGGCACGCCTCAGAGGGCAG GGCGATGAGCTGGAGGATCTTCCTGGAGAGCAAGTGAGCGAGGAGCAGTTCACCGACGAGCACGGAAACATCGTCACCAAGAAG ATTGTGCGGAAGGTGGTTCGGAGGGGGAAGGGTAATGGCtcggagggggggcaggaggtgaTCGTGGAGGGCTCCCTGCAGGAGGCCGAGGAGCTGGAGGCAGAGGCTGAGCAGCTCATGAACTACGCCATTCTGGGCCGGGAGACCAGCAAG